A window of Gossypium raimondii isolate GPD5lz chromosome 7, ASM2569854v1, whole genome shotgun sequence genomic DNA:
AACCCCATCCACATGTTGAGGCAGCAGTAAACAACCACCACTATCGCTACATAACCGTATTCCTTTCCCATTATCATCTCCATCTTTTCtctgcttttttcttttcttctcttttttgaaTTCTTATAACGATTTTTCACTCCAGTCGCCCACTGGGTTTGAATTTAATTTCCATTCTTGACTTGCACGCCCAGTTTATCCGTATACAAAACTACAAAAATTGTCAGAACCGGccacttgaatttttttttattctttgtttcactgtaatataaataaataattcaaaaccaACTATCCAGACGTGGGAAAATTGAGAGGGAATGGAAACCACGGAATTTGTCAAATTGATTCCTTGCTGGACTGGATCCTCCCACCCcaatttcccttttttatttcgtcattaaaattatttgcataaaaaattatttaatagcaTGAAGtcttacttaaaatttttaaatatgaggTCAAACTGTATTACCTCATCTCGAATATGGGTTTAATCCTCAAaacatttattctttttttagttgtttaatttaaatattttatataaaaataataaaatgcaaaaacattattatattaacattcattgttttgtaaaattgatttcatgtaatttttaaattaagttgatgttaaattaatttgtagCACACATTATATAAGTATAGCTTAAAGTATTAGTGAAGCTTAAtcatcataattcataaaatattaaaaaaccagctgaatataattcataaaataaaaaatatacagtagttctttctttcttttaaataaaaaaataaaaaaaaacactatttcatcatcattactATCAAGGTTGATGCATAAATAAATCGACTTGgataagaatgaaaataaaaatataaattgaccataattttttttttttttgtgggggAGGTTAAAAACACTCCAATTTTATCGAGTTTTCTGGTTCCAGGCTTCCCGTCGAAAGAACCAAGCTGAACACAAGGGAGTATGACTTTGGAAACAACGAGTCTCACACAACACAAGCAAATGCTTTTAAATACTACATTTAAAGCAAAACGCCAAGGACCTTAGTTTCCTTTATTCACATACTGTCACTGTTCAAGAAGTTAAGCCAGTACACTGCTTAAGGCATGACAGAAATGAACCAAAAAAACAAGTGAACCTCAAATGTTTATTAATACCTGAATCCTATCACTCACTTCTTTAGTAGCATAGCGCTGCATTGTGCCATTATCTTTGATGCCCTGGTAATCGAATCAGTCATGTAGAAATTCTCAACAGCAGCCTTGAACGGTGTCGAGCTTATCTTCTGACTACAGTCCGGACTCAATGAAGGTCCAAAAGCAGCTGGCTCTATCTCATCTGTGTTGAGTAGGTTTGGTGCCACAGTCCTCATCCTGGATCGTATGGCTCCTAACGTATCATAATGTAAACGAATTCCTGCAACCTCAGAGAGTGCTCGAATAATCTTCCAATCATCCCTAGCATCACCCACTGTAGGGACTGCAGGCAATGTTTGCTGAGAGCACCCTTCTGTATTTTCATATGTACCCTCCTTCTCACTGAATGCTGCTGAAGGAAGAATTACATTGGCACGATAGACGCTTTGGTCCCCATGGTGCCCCTGATACACTACAAAAGCATCCGCTGGAACTTTGTCCAAGTTCACATCATCAGCACCCATTAAATACAAGAATTTCGCGGACTCAATGCTGTTGCTGGATTCTGGTACAAGTCCAAGGTCGAGGGCTGCAGCCTGGGCCGCATTGAGAAGTAAAACATTGAATCCATTCCAGTCAGGTCTGATGACATTTCCATTCTTCGCAATGGCTTCAACAGCAGCAAAAATTGCATCTTTGTCGTCCCTCTCAAACAGGCCAGCACCAACAATGATGGCTGGGTTTTTGGCATTTGAGATGGCCGAGCAAAAAGAATGACGACCCTCAGCAATTTCTATAAGTGTTTGTGGGCCAGTACCAAGATGCTGGCAATCATAGTTGAATTCGGTTGGCGGACCAATATAGGCAACTTTAGCATTTGATGCTCGAACTGTTTTACGAATTCTAGCATTTACCATAGCAGCTTCAACCCTTGGCTGAAATTTAACACGAAATTATAAGATTATTAAGCTGAAAATTAACAAGAAATTATATGATCATCATACCTTATACTTGCTATATTCTAAACTCCAATCTATCCGCACTATTCACACACATTTTATTGTTCGGGCAACagtatctttttttctttacttgatTAGTGATCTAGCACCCTGTTTATGGCTTAGAATGTCGGGCTATATTGGTATCAAAATTTCCATTCCCTTACACCTTTGGAGCTACTCAGATTTCTCTCAACATTCCTTTTGGCTTCTATTTGGTAAACCCGTATGACTTTAAACCTCAATTCAACGGTTCGTGTCATTCATTGTGTTTTCTTTTCCCCAGAATCACTATACATttgattttaatcattttagtttATGCCAATAAAGAACTTACTGGACCTTtactattttagttttttattgatttaacaATACTTTATGAggctttaataaaatttaagagacaTCCAAAGAACTAGAACTGTAAGACTAGGATGGCAAATATAGCACTAATATAGTATAGGCGACTAAAGACACCATATacttaaaaacatatatatctaACTCCCTTTTACTTTCATAGCAGAAAGAAATACTATTTAAAActcaatattatataaatagaaGTATAGAGCTAAATTTTTCTATAAACCTACACAAGCCACACAGAAGAAATGATTCAAACCTACAGAAATAATTCAGAGAATGAACCGACAGCATGCatccaaaaatattaatttgatttagaaGGAAAATGTAACCCATACAGATAAGTAATTGCTAACCATGCGCAGTGAAATTGGATAAAAGACATTGTGACATTCAGAATGAGCACAGGCAAGAAGCATGCAATATAAGAATTGGGGTTGCTAGAGCATTACCTGGGTACCAACCAAAAGGAATATGTCAGCCTTCTCAAGCCCAGCAATACTGCTATTCATGAGATATCTATATCTTAGATCAGCATTAGGGCTTATGCCAGTTCCTTCGCACCAAACATTGTTTGATCCCATGTTGTTTAACAAATCTTTCAGTGCCATCATGGATTCAGCATCGGAAAGCTTACCGGCAATCCCAACAATTTCCTCTGGTTTAACCTGAAGGGCAACCTCAGCAACAACAGCCAATGCATCACGCCAGCTCACAGCCTTAAAGCGTCCATTAGCATCACGAATCATGGGGTCATTTAGCCTCTGTCTCTTCAACCCATCATAACAGAAACGAGTCTTATCTGATATCCATTCTTCATTTATATCCTACAAAGGTCAATAAAACAGGCAAAAGTTACTTATCTTGTCAAACAGATCAACACTCTGGCTATTAGCAGAACAATTAAGTTCAGTGTTCTTCTAACGGACAAAATCTGATTTAGGCAGGCAAACAGAACATTGAGAAAcctttttcttaataaaaaaaagaacagttccttcttttttttctttttattgataattatAAACATTTCAATGATTAATGCATGTTACTCAGATAAAAAGGACTGCACCAGTTGGAAAAAATAATCAGCTTTGAAAGTGCAAATTCccttcttaaaattttaatcattgaaACTTCAGAAGTTCATGACAAGAAACCTTAGTTACTTCGAACCTTGCACAAACTGGAAGAGAACATTTAACCATATTACCTAAATGAAACAAACTCTATTAGAAAAGTCCACAATTCCCAATTTCCACATTCTTTAGGGGTAGCAGCAAATTGTGGGATAAATTTGCTAACCAAGCCCTTCTCAGATGTTAACAAGACCATAATAACTCTATCCCATGCAGCCCATGCCACACATTTACAGTCACAACTGGAAAATAAGATGTGTCTAGCTAAAACTACAGCGGAAAATGTACAAAGCAATATCATTAATGTGTTGTTACATATGCCACAGTAATCACAATGACAATTTAAAGCTGGTATAAGTCAATCTTATATTATCACATCTCCTTAAGAACTAAATATAGAGGCTGCTTATCTCATAAACAGAAATAATACAGGTCGTAGAGTTACTGAAGTGATAAGACCAGAACACTTAAAAGTACTAGCACAAAAGCAGTCAACACTCAACAGATAGTTCATTGCTTCACGGGCATCAGACAAAAGATTCCTAGAAATGAGTGTACCATAAGCATCATATGACAATTTACACTTACCTCATTTAAACGCGGAAGGATACGCATAACCTCCGGACCTCTGCTATCAATTCGAATGTTGGATCCAACTGCATCGGTCACATCAATGGTCTCTGTTCCTTTCAACTCCCAGTTTCGGGCCTTAAATGCAAAGGGTTTAGAGGTAAGAGCTCCAACAGGGCAAATATCAATTACATTTCCAGAAAGCTCACTTGTcataagcttttcaacgtaaGTCCCAATTTCTTCTCCACTACCACGACCCAACATGCCAAGATCCTGAACCCCAGCAACTTCTGTTGCAAACCTGACACACCTGATGAGACCACAAAAAGTTAGTTGCCTCAAGCTCTGACCTATCGAACATAGAACAGAAAGAAAATTGCTTATAGATATTTCTCAAACAAACAAATCCTCAAAAGATCACAACAATTTGGCCCAAAAATGCCTTAAAGAAGAAGCTGCAACTTTTAGCTTAatactcaaaaaggaaaaaacactAGAGAGGCCTTGAAAGACCTATTTATGAATCACAAAGCTTTAGAACTCAGACTGATTTGTGTAATAGAAAAAGTGCATCAGTCTAACATAATGAAGTAAAGCAAAATTCGCAAAGCAAATTGTATAGGCCAACTTAATCACAATCTGATATAAACAATTCTAAGTGTAGGGCAACACATGATTAAAAAGGTAGTGAACACATAAACAAGCAATATCAGTCATTCTTAAGTGGGATTTATTGGAATATAAATTCTCGGCACCTATATGTAGCCATAAATATCTAAAGCTAAAAATTCTCCAatgcatttgtttatttaaaagaaaatcatcaGTGGAAGCAGTTATCCTTTGGATTCAAATCttaaaatctttgaaaatataaataaataaagccgTTGGGAATATTATTAGGTTAATTTCAGACCTAGTACACTGAATGCACCGAGTCATGACAGTCTTCACCAAAGGACCAAGATTCTTGTCAACAACAGATCTCTTCATTTCAGTAAAACGGCCACGATCAGATCCAAATGCCATAGACTGATCCTGGAGATCACATTCTCCACCCTGATCACAAATTGGACAATCCAGTGGATGGTTCATCAGCAAAAACTCCATCACTCCTTCCCGTGCCTTCTTTGCCAATGGCGTATCTGTCTTAATCTTCATTCCTATATTAGAGTCCCAGGAGAATTAGagaacataataataataagaagaagaagataaataaagaatgTACTGGGAAATACCAGaaccaaaccaaaatataaaacaaaaggaCAGATTTAGATAAAGAGCAGCCTAATTCCGTGAAggttaaattgtttaaatgaaaaGCACTTTCGACTTGCAAGAGCAGTTTCACACAAGAGCTTAGCATTTCCAAACCCATATTgctaaaaaggtaaaataaaaaagaaatttatgcgaatataaatactttaaaaGAGAGAGAATTGGATCATAGTGTAATGAATCGTAGCGTTGTATATTTCTTAACATTAGACAGAACAAATAGCAGCATAAAAATAGCAAGGAAAAGTTGAAGCAAACTAAATAGTATTCAATTAATTTGATACCCAAATCTAAATCACTAAATCCACCTAATTAAGTCACGAATCTGTATATAGGAAATCAAAATCGTTCCTCCGTGAAGGTTAAATCCAAACAAATGAATGAATTTATCtatccaaaataaaagaaaaaagaaagggcAATGAAACGGAAAGGCTCACCAGGAAGGGCAGGCATGGCGCAAGAGGCGACGGGCTTGGGGGATTTTTCAACCTCAACAAGGCACATACGGCAGTTTCCCGCGATCGAAAGTCGGCTATGATAACAAAACCTAGGAATGTCAACTCCAGCGATCTCGCAGGCCTGAAGAACAGTCATGCCCTTAGGGATTTTCACAGGGTATCCATCAACGAACACCTCGAGAGCATCATCTGGGTTGGTGAAGTGGACCCGGGCACCGCCCACAGGTTTCTTAGGCGGAGGCGGAGTGGGCTCCGGCTGCGTTGCTGGTGCGGCAGCTGATGCATCGGGGGATTGGAGGCCAGGTTTGGTGACGATGGGTCGGAATCGAGAGTACTGAGAAGAGAGAACCCTGGAGGTCTTAAGGGTTCTTGAAGCTAACAACCCTAATCCCATTTTTCCAGTACGGTGAGATCTCTTAGCTTCTTTGTTGGAGCTGAGAAAGAGTGGCGACAGATTTCGAGTTTGCactgaaatgaaatgaaaggcGTGTGATTCCCACAATTCGGGTTTCAGGTTGACCCGTTTTTCTCCACATGGTCTGCCTTTGGGTTTCCATACGTTATCGTTTTAAATTAAGCTTGTAAAGTAATGCTTTTCTTTCCGAAAATTGTGTCTATTAAGGGTAAATTAGCAATATATTACGGGTACGTTTGGTTCGTTATAATAGAATAGAGTTGTAAtagaatagaggcgtaatagtaattcaattaTTTGGTTGAATAGAATTGAATAGAtgcgtaatagtattcttctGTTTGGTTGGAtgaaatgatgttgtaatagcataaggaaaaaaattaaaatgactaggATACCccttagtagaattttttttaggtagatgattattgttattgttattaaattttaataagattattaatataaataataaataatttaatcatattttaacataattattattaaatataatttaataaaatatataatttaataaaattcttaatattaaatattcttatatgaatttaataaaatcataatatataatactataaaatataatctaaaatcataattattaaatataatttaataaaattcttaatattaaatattcttaaatgaatttactaaaatcataatatataatactataaaatataatctaaaataattattattaaatataatttaataaaaatatataatttaataaaattcttaatataattattcttatatgaatttactaaaatcataatatataatactataaaataatatataatctactttataatgtataatactataaaaagttgaaattcatttctttatcaatcacccaaaaagaaaagaaaagaatgtgtTTTTGtggatttgattaattgatgacttaataattattattaaaaaactcatttgattaatatagttaaatatcttcctttaaaaaaaacatgatttgtttgtagcattttacatcttttttttgtttcgttTGTTGAGATAATTTTATAgtgttaattataattgaacaaattaaaaattaaaaagaattaaaaataaactccATCAAACCTGTGAGCCATTCAAACTCCATCAAATTCTATCAGTACAATACTCTTGGAATTCTACAATAACAAACACAATgatactatttattttgttacaaGAAAATTGAACAGAAAAGATCTCTcttggaaatgaaaataatttagatgTAGATATCCAAACTCCAAATCTACTTGATAACACATAGTACatactgaaaaaaaaaatcagggACTAACTGATCTTTAGGAAGAAGCTTTAGGTAAAGCACATTCTACATTATTGGATTTGTTCCCGCAGCAATATCGGTATATTGAGACATAGATCCATCATCCGTTTGAGCagatattttacaatttgaactGCACTTTATATTTACCAAGCTTTATGTATAGAGAAGCTACTAATTCAAAGTTCATTCAATGCTTACTCACAGTCAGCATCAAAGAAACCAGCATCTTTCATCTCTGAGTAGTACACATTCTCTAAATGCATGTCTTCCTCCTGCAttcattaaaagatattttggCCATGCTTACATGTTATAAATCTGtgctaaaaatcaattaaacagaTGCATTTTTTACcatgaatatgaaaataaattattacctCAAAAAAATTTGCTAGAAAAGTAATATACAGAAGAGGAACGTAAAAGGTATGGTAGCAAACGATTGTGGCGCTGTACAACCTGTAAATGTGTTTTGTACACCTCTTCAGAAAACCGTTTGAAAAGGAACATAATatactaatataaataatatttggaTTACAAATTGGCAACAAGCTTGTATTTACCAAAACCCAAAGCTAGCTCCATTTCCAGTTAGTGCACCAAACAGTTCTAGTGCATTCAAGATGAACATGAAGGCAACATATTTGTAGAATGCAGGTCTTGCTGCAGAAGGGCAAAGAAGCAACATATTTGTATATGATTAAGCAACTTACAAAAAGTGTAAGTAACTTAGATGAACATACCAGGTTACCTTTCTCTCCACTTGAAATGGTACATAAACAGTATGGAGCCATAAATAGCAGTCAGCACTAGCCTGTGAACAACCCACAGACCCCATTTTATCTGACGTGGATGTTCGGAGTTGTCAATGAACAAGGGCACACCGAATCCAAATAGGTAAATAGCCTAAAGGAGGGAAAACATACattgaaatattaatatcataatatataaagCATCAACAGAGAAATGTTAAAAGAATTCACTACAAGAAAAATACTAAATGGAACAACATCGTGTGTTTTCcatattagaaaatgaaaacaattaaaaaacaagtatgcacgatcatatttcaaatttgagattGCTTAAGAAGTTAAAGTAGATCAATGATCTAACTATAGGCCACAAGAATGGTGACTCTGCTATTAATAGTAAAGTTTGCAGGAAGGAAGAACCTGTAATGTTATTCCACCACCATCTGATTCACCAACAATAGATATGCAACTTCCAAGAAAGGTGaaatatttaagaataaaataaatacctTGAGAAGTAAGTCCAAAGCAACAATAAGCCCTGAAATAACAAATGTCCGTGTCAAAGCTTGCAACCCACTAGCATGATTTCCTTGCAGTAGAAATGCCAACAAGCTAATTTCCAGGAATAGCATCCCAGAAGTTGTGAACAATGATAAGATATTCCATGCCATTTCCTTTCCAGGAGTGCATTCCCAGGCCTGCATGGAGAAATAAAGTTACTGTCAACTAGAATTATGATCTTCAGGGTTCAATCATATTTCATTAATCTTGATGGCTATGATTTTCCTAAAAACATATAGTTTACTAACCTAACTCATTCATACTATCAAAGGATAAGATGCCCAGCTGCTTAacataaatcattttcaaataagCCATGTTAAGCAGAAAACACTATTCGGTAATGATCACTAAGATAGAATTCATATGTGAAAGGATAAAGTAAACAGATTTTCTCTCACttaagaaaaagggaaaattgaccattcaaaatggtaaatgaGTTAGATGTTAGCTCATGCCACACTAAAAGAGACACAGCTATCGAACGCAAGCTCAAGAAAGAAGGCTTTTACTATACATATTTCCATTCTATTGATCTATATTATTCATTATTGGCTTCTCTGCATTGTTCTTAGATACAACATCAAAGGAGCATCACCTAAAAAACTCATACTAGATAGCTTTCCTGTCCAATAATCTTGTTCTTAAGTTTACAATGCGAAAAAATTGTCGAACAACTTTTGCACCTTGTCTAATGAGACCAAGACACCCAAGTTACATTCCACTAATTTAAGTAGCATTACTTATTGCGTTGTCCCAGACTCACAGAAGCAAGAACAAAAAAGAGTATTTTGGAtatcaactaaaaaaatttgtgAAGAATTAAAACAAGAAAGTACATTGTTATTTGGATGCAAAATGCCTGACTTATAAGTTGACTAATTAGATTTTGTCTATAACTAATGTCAGATTTTAgcaattccttcatttaatcaattattaattttacttttcaatatcAGCTAGTCTGTTACAGTAATTTCCATTGCAATTTGctttacaataaaaataaaaagcaaccATGTCAAGGAAACAACCATAGTCTAAAAGAtccaataatcaaattcaagaaaaacaacaactcattaaaattaattagaggggAAAAAACCCACAAACCTGAACGAAACACCAAACAAGGTTGAGCAAGCTAACGAGCCAAAGGCAACCGTAATAAGAAATCATGATATAAGACCTTCCATGAGAGagcttttgaaattttttttagcttgaaaacCCAGAAACAGAACAAAGAGGAGAGAAGGGAAAATTATAACCCAAACGTTAAAGAAGGAAAATcataaagaaggaaaaaataaaaattactgagggcaaaaattgaaaaatgagaaaaagaaagtcAGAACAGAGGGAAGGAATAGCTAAACACTGTTTTTGGAAGGGAATAGAAATCGGCCATTAAGCAGCCAATTTTGGGAATACACACATAATGTAATAAGCCCGAGCgcattacacccaaccaaacagaTGATTAGCTGGGGCTCACGGAATAGGGCTGTAATGGCATAACCATTACACCCAACTAAACATG
This region includes:
- the LOC105801204 gene encoding NADH dehydrogenase [ubiquinone] iron-sulfur protein 1, mitochondrial, coding for MGLGLLASRTLKTSRVLSSQYSRFRPIVTKPGLQSPDASAAAPATQPEPTPPPPKKPVGGARVHFTNPDDALEVFVDGYPVKIPKGMTVLQACEIAGVDIPRFCYHSRLSIAGNCRMCLVEVEKSPKPVASCAMPALPGMKIKTDTPLAKKAREGVMEFLLMNHPLDCPICDQGGECDLQDQSMAFGSDRGRFTEMKRSVVDKNLGPLVKTVMTRCIQCTRCVRFATEVAGVQDLGMLGRGSGEEIGTYVEKLMTSELSGNVIDICPVGALTSKPFAFKARNWELKGTETIDVTDAVGSNIRIDSRGPEVMRILPRLNEDINEEWISDKTRFCYDGLKRQRLNDPMIRDANGRFKAVSWRDALAVVAEVALQVKPEEIVGIAGKLSDAESMMALKDLLNNMGSNNVWCEGTGISPNADLRYRYLMNSSIAGLEKADIFLLVGTQPRVEAAMVNARIRKTVRASNAKVAYIGPPTEFNYDCQHLGTGPQTLIEIAEGRHSFCSAISNAKNPAIIVGAGLFERDDKDAIFAAVEAIAKNGNVIRPDWNGFNVLLLNAAQAAALDLGLVPESSNSIESAKFLYLMGADDVNLDKVPADAFVVYQGHHGDQSVYRANVILPSAAFSEKEGTYENTEGCSQQTLPAVPTVGDARDDWKIIRALSEVAGIRLHYDTLGAIRSRMRTVAPNLLNTDEIEPAAFGPSLSPDCSQKISSTPFKAAVENFYMTDSITRASKIMAQCSAMLLKK